A single Mytilus trossulus isolate FHL-02 chromosome 12, PNRI_Mtr1.1.1.hap1, whole genome shotgun sequence DNA region contains:
- the LOC134692068 gene encoding 6-pyruvoyl tetrahydrobiopterin synthase-like has translation MEGSRPQVYITRTESFSACHRLHSNKLSDEENKKLFGKCNNPNGHGHNYKVEVTVRGGVDTVNGMVLNLVTLKDYMDQCIMKVLDHKNIDKDVLYFKDIVSTAENIVVFIWKQLEEVIPKDLLYEVKLHETDKNVVYYRGEMFKNR, from the coding sequence ATGGAAGGCTCACGACCTCAAGTGTACATCACTCGTACAGAATCGTTCAGCGCATGTCACAGACTACACAGTAACAAACTTAGTGATGAGGAAAACAAGAAACTATTCGGGAAGTGTAATAATCCAAATGGACACGGACACAATTACAAGGTCGAGGTCACAGTCCGTGGTGGCGTCGACACAGTCAATGGTATGGTATTGAATCTCGTTACTTTGAAAGACTACATGGATCAATGTATAATGAAGGTGCTAGACCATAAAAATATAGACAaagatgttttatatttcaaagacATTGTTAGTACCGCAGAGAATATTGTAGTGTTCATATGGAAACAGTTAGAAGAAGTAATACCTAAAGACTTGTTATATGAAGTTAAGTTACATGAAACGGATAAAAACGTGGTCTATTACAGAGgagaaatgtttaaaaacagataa